The Christiangramia flava JLT2011 genome has a segment encoding these proteins:
- a CDS encoding HYR domain-containing protein: MKKQYSPISIPKFFLFVVVLCVGFSTHLNAQIIKEFQPRSSQETPEKTIYNVHGDFTIIGNTNMTLQNYSDTRLNSNNVMIAVDTDNDNSTSNSSSAQLNYSIENNLNPDCTEVVYAGLYWSARTKSQVSNSIKRSIKFKTPNGSYQTVTAKPGDIAFPGEEDMYVAYTEVTDLVKNAGQGDYWVADMAISTGNGGSTGYYGGWSLIVVYQNSQMNPRDITVFDGYAYVEGNVVAEYNLPISGFHTSQEGPVNMKLGMVASEGDVGISGDYFKIKKHSSNQYLTLQHSKNSSNNFFNSSIVNDDPRNPNLKNNTGIDISILNVPNENNSVVTNNQTSTTFKYGSTQDTYVIYSLAMSVDAYQPEIEGISSISSINGQNYTSGTTVQPGQEVTYKIELRNKGTEALENVSLNIPIPYNATYVLESAYTNIYYAPNPTPNSIDYNPNQGSNGVLTWEIGDLPVVENNNTLLAELYITVKATENCTLLKYIECQGNSGINFVGALNGKGKITGVGFQNTELIQGYQTNGTCIGEPIRNPLFIPIDSTQFIQDNCSNENDLTFQFCDGGSSISFSSIADEFPVNTRFYDSFPLTQSSTEYTFENPFPNSTKSYFAVLPGVNDCYIPFTLQIEELKIEFSAFSKSCDNSYGSISVDNYDPAIQYILLDNNNAPTEISISDSGIFLELEPGQYRIKATSERCEIISAIITVLDEQEIPELPSNITVDPATCGLNNGSISFDVNSNYEYVLRDANEIIVTGEGTFPSLASGNYSLTVYNKNCQNSTIIELTETLDNVKPVITACAADITNQPADEGSCSATNVNLGTITATDNCDTNLTITNDAPNVFPAGSTTVTWTVTDDAGNFTTCTQVVTVVDNQDPKIISCAADKTVNADAGLCTASGVDLGSVEATDNCDTDLSITNNAPAIFPAGKTTVIWTITDDAGNSVTCEQEITVIDNQDPVITACAADISDLPADNGSCSATNVNLGSVTATDNCDADLSITNNAPSEFPLGETVVTWTVTDDAGNSVTCEQTITVVDTQKPVITSCASDITNQPADEGSCSATNVNLGNITATDNCDTDLTITNDAPTVFQAGTTIVTWTVKDKAGNIATCTQSVTVVDTEDPVITSCATDKTVNADNGFCYATGVDLGSITATDNCDTNLEITNNAPAQFPVGTTTVTWTVKDDADNTAICTQKITVVDNQDPTTEQPDNITVNADPTICGATVNFNKVGAEDNCGLESVEITEGLSSGEVFPVGTTTVTWTVTDIHGNTTTVSFDVTVVDNTKPIISCPGDMVVPTAEGEDSVIVNFNDATATDNCDVTVEQTAGPTSGSDLAIGTYTVEYTATDASGNTATCSFKIEVVDDEDPTISCPGDISDINDEGVCGAVVTFATPDASDNSGSVAVEQVAGPASGSVFPVGTTTVTFRATDDDDNFVECSFDVTITDNEAPEITCPADIEITTEDGLCGVSLANLDLGMATAADNCEGEITITNNAPTTFPLGTTEVTWTATDANGNSATCVQKVTVSDDEAPVVTQIENYTDIDTDPETCGAVINYGTIQATDNCEIESIEMTEGIASGQVFPVGITTVTYVVTDASGNQSTMTFTVTVVDNEDPMITCPGNIEVSTAEGENFAVVTFEDATATDNCEVTVTQTGGQASGSEFGPGVHTIEYTATDASGNTAVCSFTITVEDDEDPTITCPENIVQPNDPGLCGAAVEFAMPEFADNSGQVTIEQLTGPASGEFFEVGTTTVTFRATDAAGNTAECSFDVTVNDTEAPTTETMENITVNAEQEFCGAVVDFGMIGADDNCGLESVEITEGLASGEVFPVGTTTVTWTVTDIHGNTTTVSFDVTVVDNTNPIISCPGDMTVTTATGQNYAIVEFADATATDNCDVTVEQTAGPLSGSQFPIGDTTVTFTATDNSGNTAECSFTVTVEDGEDPSISCPENIVTPNDPGICGAAVEFDMPEFADNSGEVSIEQIAGPASGEVFPVGTTTVTFRATDDDDNFVECSFDVTITDNEAPEITCPADIEITTEDGLCGVSLANLDLGMATAADNCEGEITITNNAPTIFPLGTTEVTWTATDANGNSATCVQKVTVSDDEAPVVTQIENYTDIDTDPETCGAVINYGTIQATDNCEIESIEMTEGIPSGQVFPVGTTTVTYVVTDASGNQSTMTFTVTVVDNEDPMITCPGNIEVSTAEGENFAVVTFEDATATDNCEVTVTQTGGQASGSEFGPGVHTIEYTATDASGNTAVCSFTITVEDDEDPTITCPENIVQPNDPGLCGAAVEFAMPEFADNSGQVTIEQLTGPASGEFFEVGTTTVTFRATDASGNTAECSFDVTVNDTEAPTTETMENITVNAEQEFCGAVVDFGMIGADDNCGLESVEITEGLASGEVFPVGTTTVTWTVTDIHGNTTTVSFDVTVVDNTNPIISCPGDMTVTTTTGQNYAIVEFADATATDNCDVTVEQTAGPLSGSHFPIGDTTVTFTATDNSGNTAECSFTVTVEDGEDPSISCPENIVTPNDPGICGATVEFDMPEFADNSGEVSIEQIAGPASGEVFPVGTTTVTFRATDAAGNTAECSFDVTVNDDEGPSIEQLSNIEVSNDPGTCGAVVDFLIPEATDNCGIESVELTEGAAPGSEFPIGTTTITYTATDTNGNTATSTFTITVTDDEAPVIECPESINIQVEIGTSSVIVNYTMVSYTDNCEGTTVEMTEGIASGEEFPVGETTVTYTVTDAAGNTASCSFTVTVEEEPLPEPPGAPGTTVTQATCAEPTGTIVVTAVEGVTYSIDGENYQESNTFSEVAPGTYQVTVKDEFGQVSEATTVTVNEAVAAEIETTDATLCIDDSTLDLFDLFLSEYDENGTWIDNDNSGALTDSFLDPSQADLGTYTFDYVIEGNCPSVTTVTVTINDDCVPLACTVQDVRDNISKVVTPNGDGRNDYFEIGQGTECDFTYDVKIFNRWGAEIFTATSYQNNWDGFSEKSFTSSNQLPSGTYYYVIEVRNTDFEPITGYIYLGTK; the protein is encoded by the coding sequence ATGAAAAAACAATACTCACCTATCTCAATTCCAAAATTCTTTCTTTTTGTCGTGGTTCTATGTGTAGGTTTTTCTACTCATTTGAATGCGCAAATTATAAAAGAATTCCAACCACGTTCCTCTCAGGAGACGCCGGAGAAAACCATTTATAATGTTCATGGTGACTTTACCATTATTGGAAACACCAATATGACATTACAAAATTATTCGGATACCAGGCTAAATAGTAATAATGTTATGATAGCTGTTGACACGGATAATGATAATAGTACCTCGAACAGCTCCTCAGCTCAACTAAATTATTCGATTGAAAACAATTTGAATCCTGATTGCACAGAGGTTGTATATGCCGGTTTGTACTGGAGCGCAAGAACTAAAAGTCAAGTATCAAATTCAATTAAGCGAAGTATAAAATTTAAAACGCCTAATGGTTCATATCAAACAGTTACTGCCAAGCCTGGTGATATCGCATTTCCAGGAGAGGAAGATATGTATGTAGCCTATACAGAAGTTACAGATTTAGTAAAAAATGCAGGACAAGGGGATTATTGGGTTGCTGATATGGCCATTTCTACTGGTAATGGTGGTAGTACTGGATATTATGGCGGCTGGAGTTTAATAGTTGTGTACCAGAATAGTCAAATGAATCCCAGAGACATTACTGTTTTTGATGGTTATGCTTACGTTGAAGGTAATGTTGTCGCCGAATACAATCTTCCAATTTCGGGATTTCACACTTCTCAGGAAGGTCCTGTAAATATGAAGCTTGGCATGGTTGCTAGTGAAGGAGATGTTGGTATTTCAGGAGATTATTTTAAAATAAAAAAGCATTCTTCAAATCAATATTTAACCTTACAACATTCTAAAAACTCTTCCAATAACTTTTTTAATTCCTCCATAGTTAATGATGATCCGCGGAATCCTAATTTAAAAAACAATACAGGAATTGATATTAGTATTCTTAATGTACCTAATGAAAATAATTCGGTTGTAACCAATAATCAAACCTCTACAACTTTTAAATACGGATCTACTCAAGACACCTATGTCATATATTCATTAGCGATGTCGGTAGATGCTTACCAGCCAGAAATAGAAGGAATAAGCTCCATCAGTTCCATCAACGGACAGAATTACACCTCGGGCACTACTGTTCAGCCCGGTCAGGAAGTGACTTATAAAATAGAATTACGAAACAAAGGTACCGAAGCGCTGGAAAATGTTAGTTTAAATATTCCTATACCTTATAATGCCACATATGTTTTAGAATCCGCATATACGAATATTTACTACGCTCCGAATCCTACTCCAAATTCCATTGATTATAATCCTAATCAAGGTAGCAATGGAGTGCTTACATGGGAAATCGGAGATCTTCCCGTGGTAGAAAACAACAACACTTTATTAGCAGAGCTGTATATCACCGTCAAGGCTACAGAAAACTGTACCTTATTAAAATATATAGAATGTCAAGGTAATTCGGGAATTAATTTTGTTGGCGCTCTCAATGGTAAAGGTAAAATCACCGGGGTTGGTTTTCAGAATACTGAATTAATTCAGGGCTATCAAACGAATGGGACTTGTATTGGAGAACCAATTCGTAATCCTTTATTTATTCCTATTGATTCCACACAGTTTATTCAGGATAATTGCAGCAATGAAAATGATTTAACATTCCAATTTTGCGATGGCGGATCTTCTATCAGTTTTTCTTCCATTGCAGATGAATTTCCAGTCAATACAAGGTTCTATGATTCATTTCCTTTAACCCAATCTTCTACTGAATATACTTTTGAAAATCCTTTTCCTAATTCCACAAAATCATATTTCGCTGTACTCCCTGGAGTAAATGATTGCTACATACCTTTTACTCTTCAAATTGAGGAATTGAAAATAGAATTCTCAGCTTTTTCAAAATCCTGTGACAATAGCTACGGTAGTATTTCTGTGGATAATTATGATCCCGCAATTCAATATATTTTATTAGACAATAACAATGCGCCAACAGAAATTTCGATTTCTGATTCTGGAATTTTCTTAGAACTTGAACCTGGCCAATACCGGATTAAAGCAACTAGCGAAAGATGTGAAATAATTTCTGCTATTATTACTGTTCTTGATGAGCAGGAAATACCGGAATTGCCATCAAACATAACGGTAGATCCTGCAACCTGCGGTTTAAATAACGGAAGTATTTCTTTTGACGTTAATAGTAACTACGAATATGTACTACGCGATGCAAACGAAATAATAGTAACAGGTGAAGGGACTTTTCCCAGTCTTGCTAGTGGAAATTATTCTTTAACGGTCTATAATAAGAATTGTCAAAATTCCACTATCATCGAACTTACTGAAACTCTGGATAATGTGAAACCAGTGATCACAGCATGTGCTGCTGATATTACCAACCAGCCGGCTGATGAGGGAAGCTGTTCTGCCACGAACGTGAACCTTGGAACTATCACCGCTACTGACAATTGTGACACTAACCTAACCATCACCAATGATGCGCCTAACGTATTCCCTGCTGGATCAACTACCGTTACCTGGACCGTCACCGATGACGCGGGTAATTTCACAACCTGCACCCAGGTAGTTACGGTCGTAGACAATCAGGACCCAAAAATCATCAGTTGTGCGGCTGATAAAACCGTAAATGCCGATGCTGGTCTTTGTACTGCTTCAGGAGTAGATCTTGGATCGGTGGAAGCTACTGATAATTGTGACACAGACCTTAGCATTACCAATAATGCTCCGGCAATTTTTCCAGCGGGAAAAACAACTGTAATCTGGACTATTACTGATGACGCTGGAAATTCTGTTACTTGCGAACAGGAAATTACTGTAATCGATAATCAGGATCCGGTTATTACTGCATGTGCTGCTGATATAAGTGATCTGCCAGCAGATAACGGAAGCTGTTCTGCTACTAACGTAAACCTTGGAAGCGTAACTGCAACTGATAATTGCGATGCTGACCTTAGCATTACCAATAATGCTCCTTCTGAATTTCCTTTAGGTGAAACAGTAGTTACCTGGACAGTTACTGATGATGCCGGAAATTCTGTAACCTGTGAACAAACAATCACTGTTGTAGACACTCAAAAGCCTGTCATCACTTCCTGTGCCAGTGATATTACTAATCAGCCTGCCGACGAAGGAAGCTGTTCTGCAACAAATGTGAATCTGGGAAATATTACGGCTACTGACAATTGTGATACTGACCTTACCATTACAAATGACGCTCCAACTGTTTTCCAGGCTGGTACTACCATTGTAACCTGGACTGTAAAAGATAAAGCAGGAAACATAGCCACCTGTACACAATCTGTTACCGTGGTTGATACGGAAGATCCAGTGATCACTTCTTGTGCGACAGACAAGACAGTTAATGCTGATAATGGTTTCTGCTATGCGACCGGTGTAGATTTAGGAAGCATTACCGCTACTGATAATTGCGATACGAATTTGGAGATCACCAATAATGCGCCTGCTCAATTCCCAGTAGGAACTACTACAGTAACCTGGACAGTAAAAGATGATGCGGACAATACCGCCATTTGTACCCAGAAAATAACAGTCGTTGACAATCAGGATCCAACCACCGAGCAACCAGATAACATTACTGTAAATGCAGATCCAACTATATGCGGGGCTACAGTGAACTTCAATAAAGTTGGTGCCGAGGATAACTGCGGACTGGAATCTGTAGAAATTACTGAAGGATTGTCCTCTGGTGAAGTATTCCCTGTAGGAACTACTACAGTAACCTGGACCGTGACCGATATTCATGGAAATACCACTACTGTTTCTTTCGATGTGACTGTGGTTGACAATACTAAACCGATCATCAGCTGTCCTGGTGATATGGTTGTTCCAACAGCCGAAGGTGAGGATTCTGTAATTGTGAACTTTAACGATGCTACAGCTACTGATAATTGTGATGTGACTGTTGAACAAACTGCGGGTCCAACTTCTGGTTCAGATCTGGCAATCGGGACTTACACTGTAGAATATACTGCAACCGATGCTTCTGGAAATACCGCTACCTGCTCTTTTAAGATTGAAGTTGTTGATGATGAAGATCCAACAATTAGTTGCCCTGGCGACATCTCTGATATTAATGACGAAGGCGTTTGTGGTGCTGTGGTAACTTTCGCAACACCAGATGCTTCTGATAATTCTGGAAGTGTTGCGGTAGAGCAAGTTGCTGGTCCTGCTTCTGGATCTGTATTCCCGGTTGGAACTACAACTGTAACTTTCAGAGCGACTGATGATGATGACAATTTTGTAGAGTGTTCTTTTGATGTAACCATTACTGATAATGAAGCTCCTGAAATTACTTGTCCGGCTGATATTGAAATTACTACTGAAGATGGCCTTTGTGGAGTGTCTTTAGCGAACCTTGATCTGGGAATGGCTACTGCTGCTGATAATTGTGAAGGTGAGATCACCATTACAAACAATGCACCAACCACCTTCCCTCTTGGAACTACTGAGGTAACCTGGACTGCGACTGATGCTAACGGAAACTCTGCTACCTGTGTACAGAAAGTAACTGTTAGCGATGATGAAGCTCCAGTTGTGACTCAAATAGAAAACTATACTGATATCGATACCGATCCGGAAACCTGTGGTGCTGTGATCAACTACGGTACTATTCAGGCTACTGATAACTGTGAGATCGAGTCGATCGAAATGACCGAAGGTATCGCTTCTGGTCAGGTATTCCCAGTGGGAATTACTACAGTAACTTATGTGGTAACTGATGCTTCTGGCAACCAGTCTACAATGACTTTCACAGTAACCGTGGTAGATAACGAAGATCCTATGATCACCTGTCCTGGTAATATCGAAGTATCAACTGCTGAAGGTGAAAACTTCGCGGTAGTTACCTTCGAAGATGCTACGGCAACTGACAACTGTGAGGTTACTGTTACCCAAACTGGCGGACAGGCTTCTGGTTCTGAGTTCGGTCCTGGTGTTCATACTATTGAATACACTGCAACTGATGCGTCTGGAAATACTGCGGTATGTTCTTTCACGATCACTGTAGAAGATGATGAGGATCCAACGATCACCTGTCCTGAAAATATTGTTCAGCCAAATGATCCTGGATTATGTGGCGCTGCTGTAGAATTCGCTATGCCTGAGTTTGCAGATAATTCTGGCCAGGTAACCATCGAACAACTAACCGGTCCTGCTTCAGGTGAATTCTTCGAAGTTGGAACTACAACCGTGACTTTCAGAGCAACTGATGCTGCCGGAAACACTGCTGAATGTTCTTTCGATGTAACGGTAAATGATACCGAAGCACCAACTACTGAAACGATGGAAAACATCACTGTGAACGCAGAACAGGAATTCTGTGGTGCTGTGGTAGATTTCGGAATGATCGGTGCTGATGACAACTGCGGACTGGAATCTGTAGAAATTACTGAGGGACTGGCTTCTGGTGAAGTTTTCCCTGTAGGAACTACTACAGTAACGTGGACCGTGACCGATATTCATGGAAACACCACTACGGTCTCTTTCGATGTGACTGTGGTTGACAATACCAACCCGATCATCAGCTGTCCTGGTGATATGACTGTGACAACCGCTACTGGTCAAAACTACGCAATCGTTGAGTTTGCAGACGCAACTGCAACTGACAATTGTGATGTGACTGTAGAACAAACTGCTGGTCCATTATCAGGATCTCAGTTCCCTATCGGTGATACTACTGTAACATTTACTGCTACAGATAATTCTGGAAATACGGCAGAATGTAGCTTCACTGTTACTGTTGAAGATGGCGAAGATCCTTCGATCTCGTGCCCTGAAAATATTGTAACTCCAAATGATCCTGGAATCTGTGGAGCTGCAGTGGAATTTGACATGCCTGAATTTGCAGACAATTCTGGAGAAGTAAGTATCGAGCAAATTGCTGGTCCAGCTTCTGGAGAGGTGTTCCCTGTGGGAACTACAACTGTAACTTTCAGAGCAACTGATGATGATGACAATTTTGTAGAGTGTTCATTCGATGTAACCATTACTGATAATGAAGCACCTGAAATTACCTGTCCTGCAGATATTGAAATTACTACTGAAGATGGCCTTTGTGGAGTGTCTTTAGCGAACCTTGATCTGGGAATGGCTACTGCTGCTGATAATTGTGAAGGTGAGATCACCATTACAAACAATGCACCAACCATCTTCCCTCTTGGAACTACTGAGGTAACCTGGACTGCGACTGATGCTAACGGAAATTCTGCTACCTGTGTACAGAAAGTAACTGTTAGCGATGATGAAGCTCCGGTTGTGACTCAAATAGAAAATTATACTGATATCGATACCGATCCGGAAACCTGTGGTGCTGTGATCAACTACGGTACTATTCAGGCTACTGATAACTGTGAGATCGAGTCGATCGAAATGACCGAAGGTATCCCTTCTGGTCAGGTATTCCCAGTGGGAACTACTACTGTGACTTATGTGGTAACTGATGCTTCTGGCAACCAGTCTACAATGACTTTCACAGTAACTGTAGTAGATAACGAAGATCCTATGATCACCTGTCCTGGAAATATCGAGGTTTCAACTGCTGAAGGTGAAAACTTCGCGGTAGTTACCTTCGAAGATGCTACGGCAACTGATAACTGTGAGGTAACTGTTACCCAAACTGGCGGACAGGCTTCTGGTTCTGAGTTCGGTCCTGGTGTTCATACTATTGAATACACTGCAACTGATGCCTCTGGAAATACTGCGGTATGCTCTTTCACGATCACTGTAGAAGACGATGAAGACCCAACGATCACCTGTCCTGAAAATATTGTTCAGCCAAATGATCCTGGATTATGTGGCGCTGCTGTGGAATTCGCTATGCCTGAGTTTGCAGATAATTCTGGCCAGGTAACTATCGAACAACTAACCGGTCCTGCTTCAGGTGAATTCTTCGAAGTTGGTACTACAACCGTGACTTTCAGAGCAACTGATGCTTCCGGAAACACTGCTGAATGTTCTTTCGATGTAACGGTAAATGATACCGAAGCACCAACTACTGAAACGATGGAAAACATCACCGTGAACGCCGAACAGGAATTCTGTGGTGCTGTGGTAGATTTCGGAATGATCGGTGCTGATGACAACTGCGGACTGGAATCTGTAGAAATTACTGAAGGACTGGCTTCTGGTGAAGTATTCCCTGTAGGAACTACTACAGTAACCTGGACCGTGACCGATATTCATGGAAACACCACTACAGTTTCTTTCGATGTGACTGTGGTTGACAATACCAACCCGATCATTAGCTGTCCTGGTGACATGACTGTGACAACTACTACTGGTCAGAACTACGCAATCGTTGAGTTTGCAGACGCAACTGCAACTGACAATTGTGATGTGACTGTAGAACAAACTGCTGGCCCATTATCAGGATCTCATTTCCCTATCGGTGATACTACTGTAACGTTTACTGCTACAGATAATTCTGGAAATACGGCAGAATGTAGCTTCACTGTTACTGTTGAAGATGGCGAAGATCCTTCGATTTCGTGCCCTGAAAATATTGTAACTCCAAATGATCCTGGAATCTGTGGAGCTACAGTGGAATTTGACATGCCTGAATTTGCAGACAATTCTGGAGAAGTAAGTATCGAGCAAATTGCTGGTCCAGCTTCTGGAGAGGTGTTCCCTGTGGGAACTACAACTGTAACTTTCAGAGCAACTGATGCTGCCGGAAACACTGCTGAATGTTCTTTCGATGTAACTGTTAACGATGATGAAGGTCCTTCGATTGAACAACTTTCAAATATTGAAGTAAGCAACGATCCTGGAACATGTGGTGCTGTGGTAGATTTCCTAATTCCTGAAGCGACTGATAATTGCGGAATTGAAAGTGTAGAACTTACTGAAGGTGCTGCTCCTGGAAGTGAATTCCCAATTGGAACCACAACAATCACTTACACCGCTACTGATACTAATGGTAATACAGCGACTTCAACTTTCACTATAACAGTGACTGATGATGAAGCTCCGGTGATCGAGTGTCCAGAAAGTATAAATATTCAGGTGGAAATTGGAACTTCCAGCGTCATAGTGAACTATACCATGGTAAGTTATACTGATAACTGCGAAGGAACCACTGTGGAGATGACAGAAGGAATTGCCTCTGGTGAGGAATTCCCAGTGGGCGAAACCACTGTTACCTACACTGTTACTGATGCCGCCGGAAACACAGCCAGCTGTAGCTTTACCGTAACGGTAGAAGAAGAACCGCTACCGGAACCACCAGGAGCTCCTGGAACAACCGTAACGCAGGCCACCTGTGCCGAGCCAACCGGAACTATTGTTGTGACCGCTGTGGAAGGTGTTACTTACAGCATCGACGGTGAAAACTACCAGGAAAGCAACACCTTCTCTGAAGTTGCTCCTGGAACATATCAGGTAACAGTAAAAGATGAATTCGGGCAGGTTTCCGAAGCAACAACAGTAACTGTTAATGAAGCTGTAGCTGCGGAAATTGAAACAACTGATGCAACGCTGTGTATTGATGATTCCACGCTGGACCTATTCGATCTTTTCCTAAGCGAATATGACGAAAACGGAACCTGGATAGATAATGACAATTCTGGAGCGTTGACCGATTCATTCCTGGATCCTTCACAGGCAGATTTAGGCACCTATACTTTTGATTACGTGATCGAAGGCAACTGTCCTTCAGTAACAACAGTAACGGTAACTATAAATGATGATTGTGTACCATTGGCCTGTACGGTTCAGGATGTACGCGACAACATCTCTAAAGTGGTAACTCCAAATGGAGACGGACGAAATGATTATTTCGAAATTGGCCAGGGAACCGAGTGTGACTTTACGTATGATGTGAAAATATTCAACCGTTGGGGTGCAGAGATTTTCACTGCCACCAGCTATCAGAATAACTGGGATGGTTTCTCTGAGAAATCGTTCACAAGTTCGAACCAGTTACCGTCAGGTACCTACTACTACGTGATCGAGGTAAGAAATACAGATTTCGAGCCAATAACTGGATACATCTATTTAGGAACAAAATAA
- a CDS encoding PorP/SprF family type IX secretion system membrane protein, whose translation MKKQFLIFLVILVAAPAFSQQLPQFTQYMYNTISINPAYAGSRDAFSIIGLHRSQWADFEGAPTTQTLSINSPLSNNKIGLGLSIINDNAGYENYTYAYGDFAYRIDLSADVSLRMGLKAGASYYNLEEELFTEPEVMNDPFFQDRLNRWTPNFGLGFYLSSQNWYIGASAPKLINNNNNEFNEYLALEQVHYYLTGGYVFDLSDNVKLRPTTLVKMTKGAPLSVDLTATAIFNEKFYLGGSYRIDDAVGAFLDVQVFNGFRAGYAYEYPISDIRPYTSGSHEILLIYEIRLKNTRYKSPRFF comes from the coding sequence ATGAAAAAACAATTTCTAATCTTTTTAGTGATACTTGTTGCCGCCCCAGCTTTCTCGCAACAGCTCCCTCAGTTTACGCAGTATATGTATAACACCATATCTATCAACCCGGCCTATGCCGGTAGTCGGGATGCTTTTTCAATCATCGGGCTGCACCGCAGTCAGTGGGCAGACTTTGAAGGCGCACCAACAACGCAAACACTATCGATCAACTCGCCACTCAGCAATAATAAGATAGGTCTTGGCTTGTCTATCATTAATGACAACGCGGGTTACGAAAACTACACCTATGCTTATGGTGATTTCGCTTACCGCATTGACCTGAGTGCCGATGTAAGTCTGCGAATGGGATTAAAGGCAGGTGCGAGCTATTACAATCTTGAAGAAGAACTGTTCACAGAGCCGGAAGTTATGAACGATCCGTTTTTTCAGGATCGGTTGAACCGCTGGACGCCAAATTTCGGGCTAGGTTTTTATTTGTCGTCTCAGAATTGGTATATCGGGGCTTCAGCTCCTAAACTGATCAACAATAACAATAACGAGTTCAACGAATATCTGGCTCTGGAGCAGGTTCACTACTATTTAACAGGAGGTTATGTGTTTGACCTGAGCGATAATGTAAAATTAAGACCCACTACCCTGGTTAAAATGACCAAAGGAGCGCCTCTTTCCGTAGACCTTACGGCTACTGCGATCTTCAATGAGAAATTCTATCTGGGCGGATCCTACAGGATCGATGATGCGGTTGGTGCCTTCCTGGATGTGCAGGTCTTTAACGGCTTTCGTGCAGGTTATGCTTATGAATATCCAATATCTGATATTCGCCCGTACACCAGTGGCTCACACGAAATCCTGCTGATCTATGAAATCAGACTTAAAAACACTCGATACAAATCACCTCGTTTCTTCTAA